The DNA sequence GACCTCGTGGCGGTGGCCGGCGATCCGACCCGGGACGTTGCCGCCGCGCGCGACGTGAGGCTGGTCATGCTCGGCGGGGAGGTCGTGCACGCGCGCTCGCCCTGACGGCGGCCGCGGCCGTCTCTGCCACGGGAGGTGGATCGGTCGGCTCCGTCCGCAAGCCTCAGTAGGCCGCTCCGAGCGGCGTCTCGGCGCCTCCATTCAGCTCGAAGATGAAGAGTCGGCTTTGCTCGCCTCCGCCCTCTCCCCGTGTGGTGTAGCGGCCGAACAGCAAGCGCGTGCCGTCGGGCGACCACGCCACGTTGCCGCTGTCCGTGTCGTCGATCAGCAGTCGCTTGTTGCCGCCGTCCGCGTCCATCAGCCAGACCGACCAGCGGTCGGTCTCGAAGCTGCCCACCGTGTAGGCGACCGAGAGCCCGTCGGGAGACCACCGCGGATAGGTGTCCGCGTCCGGGTTATCGGTGAGTCGCCGCACGTTGGAGCCGTCGGCGTCCATCACGTAGACCTCGTCGTTGCCGTCCCGGCTGGAGTTGAAGGCGATCCGGTTGCCGTCGGGCGACCAGCGGCCCAGGTAACCCGGACCGGGGTCGTTCGGTAGCAGCCGCACGTTAGAGCCGTCCGGGTCCATCAGGTGGAGGCGTGACCCGTCTTCCGAGTCGCGGTCCGAGGAGAACAGGATCTCCGAGCCCGATGGGGACCAGGCGCCGCCGCCGTCGGACGCCGCCGAACGCGTCAGGTTGCTCTGGTTTTCCCCGTCGGCGTCCATGACGTAGATCTCATCGTTTCCGTCCCGGTAGGACTTGAAGAGGATGCGGGAGCCATCCGGCGACCAGTCCGCGTCCGCTTCGAAATCCTGGTTGAACGTCAGTCGCGACTCGCCGGCGCCGTCCGCGCCCGCGCGGTAGACCTCGAAGTTGATTGGCCTCTCCGCGCGCACGCCCTCACGATTGGAGATGAACGCGATCGACGATCCGTCCGGCGACCATGCCGGGTGGGTGGAGCTGCCGAGGTCCTCCAGGACTGCCGCAGCCTCGCTCAACGCCGCTTCCTCCGGCTCGCCGCGATCGCACGCAAGCGCGGCCACGCCAACCGCCAATGCCAGCAGCCCGCCTGCTCTCCTGCGGTGTTCGCTCATCGAAACGTGCTCTCCTGGGGTGTCCGTCGCTACGTGTCGATAGGAATGACAGTCTCCGGCCGGCAACGGTTGAGTCGGCGTTCGGATCGCTACACCTCCGCGTCCAGCACCCTGGCCAGGTACGCCTCCAAGCCACCATGGGCCATGGCGGTGGCGATCCAGGCGTCGCGCTCGAAGGTCTGTAGCGCCAGGTCCCAGAGGCACACGGAGTTGTGCCCGGGCGGCGCGGGCCGCAGCTCGCCGGGCCGCCGCTCGTCCGACACGAACACGTCGTGCAGGAGCTCGTTCCGGTTGGCCCACCGATCGATGAACACCTGGTTGAAGCCTCTGCCCTGGTGGATCCCCACGAAGCCGACGCCGTACGTCTCGTGCTCGGTGCCCGCCCTCAGCAGCAGTTCGGCGGCGGCACGGGCGCCCGCCTCCAGGTCCGCAGCTAGAGGCGCGCCGGGAAGCGTGATGGAGTAGGCCTTGAGGCGCCACCCATCGACTGCCCAGAGGCCCACGGGGGTGATCGGTCGGGGGGTGTAGGGCCCAATCATCGGCATCGGCTCGTTGGGGTAGATACGCCCGGCAAACGCGAAAAAAGTGCGCGGGTCGGATCTTCGCGTTCACCCCGCTGGCCGGCAGGTGGCGCCACCGACCGTGCATTGAGCCGACCACAGCGGCTCCTTTGTCCCTCAACCGCGCGACATTGTCGGCCTCAGTGCACGGACCATGCGGGGCCGGCCCGGACGCCCCCCGGAGGTCCCGATCTTGCCCAAAAGGAGCGGGCCTCCCCGGCAATTCCAGGAGTGGGAGTATGCGGAACACTTTGAAGCTGGGCGCGATCGCTGCGATCGCGACGCTTGCAATGCCGGCCGACGTGCTGGCGCAGGTGTGCGTGGGTGAGCCGGTTGGGGCGGGGCAAAGTTCTCTGCAGTTCGGGCTGGGCTTCCCGGGCGGAGGCACCGCCTATAGCGGTTCTGTGCGCAGCAACCCGGCCGGCGCGGTGTCCTACGAGGCGGGCTACACGCTCACCGACGCGGACAACGCTGCCAGCCCGAACATGCACACCATCTCCGGGCGGGCCGAGTACGAGTTGCCGTTGCAGGTGGTCGGCGCGTGCGCCAGCGGCGGGCTGGGCTGGAGCACCGCGTCGGACGACGGCGGTGATCTGACCGCCTGGAGCATCCCGCTGGGCGTCGGATTCGGGTTGGAGATGCCCACGCAGTCGGGATTCTCCATCATTCCACACGTGATGCCGATGTTCGTCTGGCAGCGCGTGTCCGTCGAAGCGCTGGGCCTGACGGTGTCGGCGAGCGACACGGCATTCGGTTTCCTGGGCGGCCTGACGGTCGGCACGGAGTCGATCTTCGGGGCCGTGCGCGTCACCACGACGACGTTCGAGGGCGACGACGCGACCTTCTCGCTCGAGGGCGGATTCCTGTTCTAGGAGGCCGCCTGCATCGAGTTGGAAAGCAAGAGGGAGGGGCCCGCGGGTCGCTCCCTCTCGCTCATCGCCTAGTACCTGCCGCCGCGTCGCGAAGCCCCGCTGCGCTTGGTCAGGGCCCGGTAGCTGCGCAGGTGGGCGAGTGCTTCCTGAGGGTCGCCCCGGACCTCGCGCAGGCGCGCCAGGTTGAAGTGCGCGTCCGCCAGCGCGGGATCCAGGGCCAGCGCGCGCTCGTACGCGGCGATCGCCGCCTCCCACCGTTCCGCGTCCTCCAGCACCACTCCCAGATTGAACGCCGCGGTGGCGTCGTCCGGGCGCGCCTCCAGCGCGCCGCGGTAGTGGAACTCGGCGCGCTCCAGCTCGCCGCGTTCGTGGAGCAGCCGGCCGAGATTGAGGTGGGCGTCCGCGTGCAGCGGATCGCGCTCTATCACCCGACGGTACGCCGTGGCGGCCTCGTCCGGGGCGTAGGCCTCGAGCTCGATCGCCAGCTCGAACCACTCCTCCTCGTCCGCGTCGGCGCTGTCGGCGGCGCGCCTGGCCGACACCGCCAGCGGGGCGATCCGGCCCACCAGCTCGCCGACCTCGAAGTCGAGCTGCAACTGACCGGATTCCGGATTCCACGCCATGCCACCGTGGCGCACCACGACGCGTTCGGCGTCAGCGGTGATCCGCAGCTGCGAAAGTGAAGCTCCGGTCGGAAGCTGCTTCTGCAGGATGGCGAGGGCTCGGCGTACCCTCCGCGCCGGCACGCGCGCGTCCAGGAGCCCCTTCGCGGCGCGCAGCAGCACCAGGTCCTGGAACGAGAAGCGGTAGCGGTTGCCGGGCCCGCGGTCGGGCTGGAGGAAGCCCGCCCGGGCGTACGACCGGATCCGCGCCGGAGGGAGCCCGAGCAGATCGGCGACCTCGCGCGTGGTGTAGGCCTTCACGGCCTTGACCCTCGCGGGGCGCTAGCGGGCGCCCGCGGCCTTCTTTTTCGCGCCCGCGCCTGCCTTGGACCGCGCGGCGCGCTTGGCGGGCTTGCGCTCGGCGTCTTCGTCGGCCGCGAGGCTCTTCTTGAGGGCGTCCATGAGGTCGATGATCTGCGCCTGCGGCTCCTCCTCCGGAGCGGCGGTGATCTCCTGCCCCTGGATCTTGCCCTCGATCAGCTCCAGCACCCGCTTGCGCACCTCGTCCGAGTACTTGGTCGGCTCGAACTCCTCGGCCGCGACCTGTTCGATGAGCTGCTTCGCGAGCGTCAGCTCCTCGTCCTTGACGTCGGCGTCGCCGATGGGGACCTCGGAGAAGTCGCGGACCTCGTCGGCGTAGCGGAGCTGCTCCATGACGATCCCGTCGCGCAGCGGGCTGAGCAGCACGAGGTACTGCTGGCCGCGGGCCGCGTACCGGCCCAGCGCGGACAGGCCCGTGTCGCGCATGGCGCGGGACAGGAGCCGGTAGGCGCGATCACCGCCCTTGTCGGGGCCCAGGTAGTAGAACTTGTCGCTGTAAACGCGCTCGACCTGGTCGGCCGGCACGAACTCCTCGATCTGCACCGCGCCGTCGCTCTGCGCCTCCAGCGCCTTCAGCTCGTCCGGCGTGAAAAGCACGTACTGGTCCTTGGCGAACTCGTAGCCCTTCACCATGTCGTCGCGCGGGACCACCGCGCCGTCCTTGGCGCAGACGTACTGCTGCTTGAGCCGCGACCCGCAGTCCTTGTGGATCCAGTTGAACGAGACCTTGGTCGCGGACTCCCCGGTCGAGTACACCTTCACGGGGACCGACACGAGTCCCCAGGAGACGTTGGCGGTGGCTATGGAACGTGCGCTCATGGCCTATTTCCAGGGCTGTTGAACAGGGGGCAGGAAATATCGAAGCCCGGAACGGCCAGGGCAACGACGATCTGCCTCGCGTCACGGCCGCGGCGCCCGCGCCCACTCGGCGTTGGCCGCCGCGGCCGCGTCCGCGAGGGCGTCCTGGACGGCGGCATCGATCGGCACGGGGGTCGCCGCCGGGATGACGTCGGGCAGGCCCGTCAGGTCGACCTCGGTGAGCTGGCCGAGCATTGTCAGCGCCGCCAGATAGCTGCCCAGCGCGCTGGGATGGAACGCGTCGGGCCCGTACAGCGGCAGGCCCGGGTCGCGGTCCCACGCCGCCAGCCACGCCGATCCGGCGGGGAAGAGGTAGCCCTCCACGGCGTCCGCGGCCGCCGCGTAGGAGTCCTCCACCCCGGGGAAGTCGAACGAACGCGCCTCCGCCGGCCACACCATGTACAGCGCGGGCACCGCACCCGCAGCGCGGATCTCGGAGGCGAATAGGCCGCTGAACTCCAGCAGGGAGGGGCGGCCTTCGGTGGCAGAGGGTCCCTGCTGCATGATGACCAGGTCCCAGCCGCTTTGTGCGATGAGCGCTCGCGCCGTGCCTTCCGCCCAGTGGTCCTGAAGGCCGAAATTCGGGAACGCCACGCTGCGCACGTCCGGGTCCGCGCCCGCGTCGGCCAGCATCCGCTCGAGCATCGACGGCAGGTCGTTGGTGAAGGTCAGGCTGTTGCCCACGAAGAGGACCGCGAGCGCGGCCTCGTCCGGGGGGTCGCCGCCGTTCCCGCCCGGGGCGGCCGGCGAGGAACCGCACGCGGCCCACAGAGCGAGCGCGAGGACGGGGACGACCGTCATCCGGCCGGCTCCGCGACGGAGGGAGTCAGGAAGCATTCGCATACGGTGTCTCGCGGGTCATATTGGCCGCCATGGGTGCCAAGAAGAAGAACGCGCCAGGCGGCCTGGATGCTTACCACGCCAAGCGCTCGGCCGGCGCGACGTCCGAGCCCGCGGGCAGCGTGGCGACCCCGGGCGGGCGCCGCTTCGTCGTGCAGAAGCACGCGGCGACGAGCACGCACTTCGACCTCCGGCTCGAGCACGACGGCGTCCTCAAGTCCTGGGCCGTGCCCAAGGGTCCCAGTTACGACACCGCGCAGAAGCGTTTGGCCGTACACGTGGAGGATCACCCCGTGGAGTACGTCGAGTTCGAGGGCGTCATCCCCGAGGGCAACTACGGCGCGGGCGCCGTGATCGTGTGGGACATCGGCCATTACCTGCCGCTCGAGCCGATCGACGAGGGCTTCGAGAAGGGCAAGCTCCTGTTCGAGCTGCGGGGCCACAAGCTGCGCGGCCGCTGGACCCTCGTGAAGATGAAGAAGACGGAGAAAGAGTGGCTCCTCATCAAGGAGCGGGACGCCCTGGCCCGCCCGGGAGAGCCGGACGACTTCGTCCGGACCTCGGTCTTCTCCGGCCTCACCGTGGAGGAGCTGGGCGAGGGCGTCGACCCCGCCGGGCCCGCGCTCCGTTTGCTGAAGCGGTGGGAGAAAAAGGACGAGGGGGTCGTGCGTCGGAGCAGGCTTCGCATCGACGACGCGAAGTTCATGCTGGCGACCAAGCACGAGGAGGCGTTTTCAGACCCCGGGTGGCTGTTCGAGCTGAAGTACGATGGATATCGCCTGATGTGCGGAAAGGACGGCGAGGAAGTCCGGCTCCTCACCCGTAACGGCAACGACGCCACGGCCACCTTTCCGGAAGTG is a window from the Gemmatimonadota bacterium genome containing:
- a CDS encoding Ku protein; the encoded protein is MSARSIATANVSWGLVSVPVKVYSTGESATKVSFNWIHKDCGSRLKQQYVCAKDGAVVPRDDMVKGYEFAKDQYVLFTPDELKALEAQSDGAVQIEEFVPADQVERVYSDKFYYLGPDKGGDRAYRLLSRAMRDTGLSALGRYAARGQQYLVLLSPLRDGIVMEQLRYADEVRDFSEVPIGDADVKDEELTLAKQLIEQVAAEEFEPTKYSDEVRKRVLELIEGKIQGQEITAAPEEEPQAQIIDLMDALKKSLAADEDAERKPAKRAARSKAGAGAKKKAAGAR
- a CDS encoding SGNH/GDSL hydrolase family protein, producing MTVVPVLALALWAACGSSPAAPGGNGGDPPDEAALAVLFVGNSLTFTNDLPSMLERMLADAGADPDVRSVAFPNFGLQDHWAEGTARALIAQSGWDLVIMQQGPSATEGRPSLLEFSGLFASEIRAAGAVPALYMVWPAEARSFDFPGVEDSYAAAADAVEGYLFPAGSAWLAAWDRDPGLPLYGPDAFHPSALGSYLAALTMLGQLTEVDLTGLPDVIPAATPVPIDAAVQDALADAAAAANAEWARAPRP
- a CDS encoding isochorismatase: MIGPYTPRPITPVGLWAVDGWRLKAYSITLPGAPLAADLEAGARAAAELLLRAGTEHETYGVGFVGIHQGRGFNQVFIDRWANRNELLHDVFVSDERRPGELRPAPPGHNSVCLWDLALQTFERDAWIATAMAHGGLEAYLARVLDAEV
- a CDS encoding tetratricopeptide repeat protein, coding for MKAYTTREVADLLGLPPARIRSYARAGFLQPDRGPGNRYRFSFQDLVLLRAAKGLLDARVPARRVRRALAILQKQLPTGASLSQLRITADAERVVVRHGGMAWNPESGQLQLDFEVGELVGRIAPLAVSARRAADSADADEEEWFELAIELEAYAPDEAATAYRRVIERDPLHADAHLNLGRLLHERGELERAEFHYRGALEARPDDATAAFNLGVVLEDAERWEAAIAAYERALALDPALADAHFNLARLREVRGDPQEALAHLRSYRALTKRSGASRRGGRY